The Ochrobactrum sp. BTU1 genome includes a region encoding these proteins:
- a CDS encoding response regulator transcription factor — MNGEISSTRSKFVKSPLIYLVEDDDDLREELLVGLTEQGFVVHGFDGAGPFYKAYAAKPADIVILDVGLEGEDGLSIATHLRTSQSVGIIMATGRGSVDDRIDGLSTGADAYLVKPVDIRELAATIQALSSRLNARGVVASTAVPAWSLLEGGWILSDGLGNRLRLTTAEQRLLNGLFRERGQIVARRALVEALEEDVFEYDYAHLDTIISRLRRRARKAKMELPLHAIRGMGFSFSD, encoded by the coding sequence ATGAACGGTGAAATTTCTTCCACACGCAGCAAATTTGTGAAATCACCGCTCATTTACCTTGTCGAAGATGATGATGACCTTCGTGAGGAACTTTTAGTCGGTTTAACCGAGCAAGGCTTCGTAGTTCATGGATTTGATGGCGCGGGGCCGTTTTACAAAGCTTATGCCGCCAAGCCCGCCGACATAGTCATTCTGGATGTGGGTCTAGAGGGTGAGGATGGACTTTCTATTGCAACTCATTTGCGGACATCTCAATCCGTTGGGATCATAATGGCAACAGGCCGTGGCTCCGTCGATGATCGGATCGATGGATTATCCACGGGGGCAGACGCGTATCTGGTCAAGCCGGTCGATATCCGGGAACTGGCTGCTACCATTCAAGCGCTGAGCTCCCGCCTTAACGCACGAGGCGTTGTTGCATCAACTGCTGTGCCAGCTTGGTCGCTGCTGGAAGGAGGCTGGATCTTATCTGATGGTCTGGGCAATCGGTTACGCCTCACAACGGCCGAACAGCGACTGCTGAATGGCTTGTTCCGCGAGCGTGGGCAAATTGTTGCGCGGCGCGCTTTAGTGGAGGCGTTGGAGGAAGATGTCTTTGAATATGATTATGCGCATCTTGATACAATAATCAGCCGCCTGCGCCGAAGGGCAAGAAAGGCGAAAATGGAACTTCCTTTACATGCCATACGTGGAATGGGCTTTTCATTTTCCGATTAG
- a CDS encoding two-component sensor histidine kinase has product MAQELGRFGASADYEAQTTALVVDRLFLEMNSVANMVTGQNRVVELASRYRIDPPGFAELTREERAKILMKDPLVRGVGDFMTELSDDLLYARIYMNNLSHDTIATSQWSESFNILGQIYTGRRYLLDALRTGKGQLFGIARLNQMPSYFMTRRIDDANGQALGSVTVRFDAPIMAQYLTGRHIALIVNRQGRVTTASSQPFSLRNVAALMPQEVSLPSDSDEGPGEPMDIRPVDGAMQGDRWIIDGHQYLMRSKPLNDAEYQLVTLASLDHLGPLRQQHLMVASLVAGLGLLIILLTGHVVGQRVDRRLRAEQERVLAISQAAERDLTVKVHERTAELAESNRALEAEVERRRLLEDKLKQSLDSVNSALALQRNFVAVVSHEFRGPLAVIGVAADNLLVALADGSDHVKMRIAKISRTVKRMATLIENVLAGDRLDAGPSPASNLELLDLNEVLQTAMAGFDDDAANRIKVQRSDELVVKGDRILLEIAVHNLLQNALKYSSAPDPVHVHLSKLQGMALVNVSDSGNGVPDKDRDLIFMKYYRSKGQTASGSGLGLYIAREIARQNGGDLVLATSNTNGSTFSLSLPLETPEN; this is encoded by the coding sequence ATGGCTCAAGAACTCGGCAGGTTTGGCGCGAGCGCTGATTATGAAGCCCAAACAACTGCACTTGTCGTCGATCGCTTGTTCCTGGAAATGAACAGTGTTGCAAATATGGTGACCGGGCAGAACCGTGTCGTAGAGCTAGCATCGCGTTACCGGATCGATCCCCCGGGTTTCGCAGAATTAACGCGCGAGGAACGAGCAAAAATACTCATGAAAGATCCGCTGGTTCGCGGAGTGGGCGACTTCATGACAGAGCTGTCCGACGATCTCCTTTATGCTCGTATCTACATGAACAATCTCTCGCATGATACGATTGCAACCAGTCAGTGGAGTGAATCATTTAATATCCTCGGCCAGATTTACACCGGGAGACGATATCTGCTGGATGCATTGCGGACAGGAAAAGGCCAGCTATTTGGTATCGCCCGCCTTAATCAAATGCCCTCCTACTTTATGACACGCCGCATAGATGACGCGAACGGGCAAGCTTTGGGTTCTGTTACAGTGAGATTTGACGCCCCCATTATGGCGCAGTATCTTACCGGTCGACACATTGCACTGATCGTCAATCGTCAGGGTCGCGTAACCACCGCGTCTTCCCAACCATTCTCGCTTCGCAATGTTGCGGCATTGATGCCTCAAGAAGTTTCTTTGCCGTCCGACAGCGATGAAGGGCCGGGAGAGCCGATGGATATTCGACCCGTAGATGGAGCGATGCAAGGCGATCGCTGGATTATCGACGGTCACCAATATTTAATGCGTAGCAAACCACTTAACGACGCGGAGTATCAGCTTGTAACACTCGCGTCTTTGGATCATTTGGGCCCACTGCGTCAACAGCATTTAATGGTGGCGAGCCTCGTGGCAGGGCTCGGCTTACTCATAATCTTGCTTACTGGGCATGTGGTGGGACAGCGGGTGGATAGGCGTTTGCGAGCCGAGCAAGAACGGGTTCTTGCCATTTCTCAGGCGGCCGAACGCGACCTGACAGTTAAGGTGCACGAGAGGACCGCTGAGCTTGCGGAAAGCAATCGTGCCCTTGAGGCAGAGGTGGAACGCCGTCGCCTTCTTGAAGATAAGCTTAAACAGTCGTTGGATTCTGTAAATTCTGCGTTAGCGCTGCAACGCAATTTTGTTGCCGTAGTGTCGCACGAGTTCCGGGGCCCACTCGCTGTTATTGGTGTTGCTGCTGACAATCTACTAGTTGCGTTAGCAGATGGATCTGACCACGTCAAAATGCGGATCGCGAAGATCAGTCGAACCGTTAAACGAATGGCAACGCTGATTGAAAATGTTCTGGCAGGTGATCGACTGGATGCCGGACCGTCGCCTGCATCGAATTTGGAACTACTCGACCTCAACGAAGTACTGCAGACGGCCATGGCCGGGTTCGACGACGACGCTGCAAATCGTATCAAAGTGCAACGATCTGACGAGTTGGTTGTTAAGGGCGATCGTATTCTGCTTGAGATCGCAGTCCACAACCTACTTCAAAATGCCCTGAAATATTCCTCCGCTCCAGACCCCGTGCATGTGCATTTATCGAAGCTACAAGGGATGGCATTGGTCAACGTTTCCGACTCCGGTAACGGCGTGCCAGACAAAGATCGTGACCTCATATTCATGAAATACTATCGTTCAAAAGGCCAAACTGCGAGCGGTTCAGGACTCGGGCTTTACATTGCCCGTGAGATCGCTCGTCAGAATGGCGGGGATTTGGTATTGGCGACCAGTAACACTAACGGTTCGACATTCTCGCTGTCACTGCCTTTGGAAACGCCTGAGAACTAA
- a CDS encoding DUF3011 domain-containing protein, with the protein MFKLLTIAAAVCACVNHVPWLVTRAEAQNTVECRSRDYKYDECYAGPLSRPQLVHQSSSAPCIVNNTWGYNPRSRYIWVAQGCSGVFADVTGYHHGRGDTFDPNARRYDHRGHDVGGVVAGAVLGAIIEGMVTDNKHAHRHTTSNYRHSDEYNGCHGVGCSVDRPDKSESIDTRPQFDRNGEPNFDTEGNYIGCHGVGCLVDNPD; encoded by the coding sequence ATGTTTAAACTTCTAACGATCGCCGCCGCAGTTTGTGCCTGTGTCAACCACGTGCCGTGGCTCGTGACAAGGGCTGAAGCTCAGAACACTGTCGAATGTCGGTCAAGAGACTATAAATACGACGAGTGCTATGCCGGTCCTCTATCAAGGCCTCAACTCGTCCATCAGAGCTCGAGTGCCCCGTGCATCGTTAACAATACATGGGGATATAATCCGAGAAGTCGGTATATATGGGTTGCTCAAGGATGCTCCGGCGTTTTCGCCGACGTTACTGGTTACCATCATGGGCGAGGTGATACATTCGACCCCAATGCGCGCCGATACGATCATCGTGGTCATGATGTAGGTGGCGTCGTTGCAGGCGCTGTGCTGGGCGCAATCATTGAAGGGATGGTAACCGATAATAAGCATGCGCACCGCCACACGACGAGCAACTACAGGCATTCTGATGAGTATAATGGCTGCCATGGAGTTGGCTGCAGCGTCGACAGACCAGATAAATCTGAGTCAATCGACACCAGGCCACAATTTGACAGGAATGGAGAGCCGAACTTTGACACGGAAGGTAACTACATTGGTTGCCACGGTGTCGGCTGTTTGGTTGATAATCCAGATTAG
- a CDS encoding autotransporter outer membrane beta-barrel domain-containing protein, which translates to MMSRSHLYGIANLYSEFLDGTKVDVSGVGFTSEQERVWAGLGAGGTSNWSGDKYSLYGEGLMTTSLKNFGESYFFKGNMGFRLKWLLLALDFICSIGRNSPSSGELRLS; encoded by the coding sequence ATGATGAGCCGTAGCCATTTGTATGGAATAGCAAATCTCTATTCCGAATTTCTCGATGGCACCAAGGTCGATGTTTCAGGCGTTGGTTTCACCTCAGAGCAGGAACGTGTTTGGGCCGGGCTAGGAGCGGGTGGGACTTCTAACTGGAGTGGAGACAAGTATTCGCTTTACGGCGAGGGCCTTATGACGACGAGCCTGAAGAATTTCGGAGAAAGTTATTTCTTTAAAGGAAATATGGGGTTCCGTTTGAAATGGTTACTGCTCGCCCTCGATTTCATTTGCAGCATTGGTCGGAACTCTCCGAGTTCGGGCGAACTACGTCTGAGCTGA
- a CDS encoding DUF736 domain-containing protein → MSAIGYVTYKENGTYEGFLRTLTIDAPIKLVPITKTSEKSPDYRILSNRAEVGAAWIRTVKSTGNTYIALMIDTPELARRIHANLGPTSGQDDPNTFTIIWNRPGTIR, encoded by the coding sequence ATGTCTGCAATCGGTTACGTCACCTACAAAGAAAACGGCACCTACGAAGGTTTCTTGCGCACTCTAACCATCGACGCTCCCATCAAGCTGGTGCCCATCACAAAGACCAGCGAGAAATCGCCGGACTATCGTATCCTGTCAAACCGTGCCGAAGTAGGTGCTGCCTGGATCCGAACAGTCAAATCAACAGGTAACACCTATATCGCGCTGATGATCGATACACCTGAGCTCGCCCGCCGCATCCACGCCAATCTTGGACCGACGTCAGGCCAGGATGATCCCAATACCTTCACCATCATCTGGAACCGTCCAGGAACCATACGCTAA
- a CDS encoding aspartate aminotransferase family protein, with product MSGKLSNSLAHTDISTILHPYTDARAHERDGPVIIDRGKGIYVYDSNGKEYIEGLAGLWSVAVGFDEPRLVKTAADQMAKLPYYHTFSHKSHEPSIRLAEKIVEMAPPPLSRVFFTSSGSEANDTMIKMVWYMNNALGRPQKKKFLARNRAYHGITIASGSLTGLPNNHRDFDLPAIPVRHLTCPHFYRYGLPDETEAEFTARLIAEAEEVILEEGPDTIAAFIGEPLMAAGGVMAPPDGYWKGIEALCRKYDILLVSDEVICGFGRLGTTFGCQKYGFTPDIMIVSKQLTSSYMPLAAVVFTETVYNAIADNTKKIGTFGHGFTASGHPVATAVGLENLKIIEERDLVGNAERMGELFQARLAELAEHPLVGEVRGTGLIAGLELVADKETRRPFSQFGKAGARTFSVGHEHGLIVRAIGDVVALCPPLIINEVQIIETVKRLHKALDDTATWCTAERIN from the coding sequence ATGAGCGGCAAGCTCTCCAATTCTCTAGCCCATACAGACATTTCGACGATACTGCATCCTTACACCGATGCCCGCGCTCACGAACGCGATGGTCCTGTGATTATAGATCGCGGAAAGGGCATCTACGTCTACGACAGCAATGGAAAAGAGTATATTGAAGGACTTGCCGGCCTCTGGTCAGTCGCAGTGGGCTTTGATGAGCCGCGTCTGGTCAAAACAGCTGCTGACCAAATGGCTAAGCTTCCTTATTATCATACATTCAGCCACAAATCGCATGAGCCTTCGATTCGCTTGGCGGAGAAGATTGTCGAGATGGCGCCTCCGCCTCTTAGCCGGGTTTTCTTTACAAGTTCAGGCTCTGAAGCAAATGATACCATGATCAAGATGGTCTGGTACATGAACAATGCGCTTGGCCGCCCACAAAAGAAGAAGTTTCTCGCTCGAAATCGCGCTTATCATGGCATCACAATTGCTTCTGGAAGTTTGACGGGTTTACCGAACAATCATCGGGATTTTGATCTGCCTGCAATCCCCGTTCGACACCTTACCTGCCCTCATTTTTACCGCTATGGGCTTCCGGATGAGACGGAAGCGGAATTCACCGCTCGTCTTATTGCAGAGGCTGAAGAAGTTATTTTGGAGGAGGGTCCAGATACAATTGCTGCATTCATCGGCGAACCTCTTATGGCCGCCGGAGGCGTCATGGCACCGCCTGATGGTTATTGGAAAGGGATTGAGGCGCTTTGTCGTAAGTATGATATCCTCCTTGTATCAGATGAAGTGATATGTGGATTTGGGCGGCTAGGTACGACATTTGGTTGCCAGAAATACGGTTTTACGCCCGATATAATGATCGTCTCAAAACAGCTAACCTCTTCCTATATGCCACTCGCAGCGGTGGTATTCACAGAAACCGTTTATAATGCGATCGCAGACAATACGAAGAAAATCGGTACCTTCGGACACGGCTTCACGGCATCTGGACACCCGGTCGCAACGGCAGTGGGGTTGGAAAACCTCAAGATTATTGAGGAGCGCGATTTAGTTGGAAACGCCGAACGAATGGGAGAACTCTTCCAAGCTCGTCTCGCAGAACTCGCTGAACACCCCCTTGTTGGGGAAGTTCGTGGTACAGGCCTCATCGCTGGGCTCGAACTTGTTGCGGACAAAGAGACACGCCGTCCGTTTTCGCAATTCGGCAAAGCGGGCGCGCGGACTTTCTCCGTGGGCCACGAGCATGGGCTTATTGTTCGTGCCATCGGCGATGTCGTTGCACTTTGTCCGCCTCTCATCATCAACGAAGTGCAAATAATCGAGACCGTAAAACGCTTACACAAAGCTCTCGATGATACTGCAACGTGGTGCACCGCCGAGCGGATTAATTAG
- a CDS encoding NAD-dependent succinate-semialdehyde dehydrogenase, translating to MTVHTISINPLSKRLSDGSLLRTKAYIDGDWVDAVSGDVVAVNDPATNLQIGTVPNMGSVETQRAIEAAERAQVGWAALAAKDRASVLRRWFELIIENLSDLAMIMTTEQGKPLSESQAEIRYAASFVEWFSEEAKRTYGDVIPSPRAQSRIMVLKQPIGVVAAITPWNFPAAMITRKCAPALAAGCSVVVKPSEFTPYSALALTELAERAGVPKGILNIVTGDATAIGAEMTSSPIVRKISFTGSTRVGKLLIEQSAQTVKKVAMELGGNAPLIVFQDADLDIAVQGVINAKFRNTGQTCICPNRIYVHDHVHDAFVERLSVAVGALKVGDGFAESVQQGPLINEAALAKVERHVADALDKGARIVVGGKRHKLGQTFFEPTVLTNVDSTMLFESEETFGPVAPVQRFFDEEGVIKAANSTSSGLAAYIFTHDLDRMWRVAEKIESGIVGVNEGLVSNEVAPFGGVKESGIGREGSKYGIEEFLELKYICITQSGS from the coding sequence ATGACGGTGCATACGATCTCGATTAATCCCCTATCCAAGCGCCTCAGCGACGGATCCTTGTTGCGTACCAAGGCCTATATCGACGGCGATTGGGTGGACGCTGTCAGCGGCGATGTTGTCGCCGTCAATGACCCCGCTACAAACCTGCAAATTGGCACAGTACCAAATATGGGAAGTGTTGAAACACAGCGCGCCATCGAAGCGGCCGAACGGGCTCAGGTTGGCTGGGCGGCGCTTGCCGCGAAAGATCGTGCCAGTGTATTGCGCCGTTGGTTCGAGCTGATAATCGAAAATCTCTCAGATCTCGCAATGATCATGACCACTGAGCAGGGCAAGCCTCTCTCGGAAAGTCAGGCCGAAATCCGCTATGCCGCGTCTTTCGTCGAATGGTTTTCAGAAGAAGCAAAAAGAACATATGGCGACGTCATTCCGTCCCCTAGGGCCCAGTCTCGAATTATGGTTCTTAAGCAACCGATAGGAGTGGTCGCGGCCATCACACCTTGGAACTTCCCTGCAGCTATGATTACCCGTAAATGTGCACCTGCTTTAGCAGCCGGCTGTTCCGTCGTGGTGAAACCTTCTGAGTTCACGCCCTATTCGGCTCTCGCACTCACTGAACTTGCTGAGCGTGCCGGCGTTCCAAAGGGAATCCTTAATATCGTCACCGGCGATGCGACAGCAATCGGCGCAGAAATGACGTCGAGCCCGATCGTGAGGAAAATCAGCTTCACCGGATCCACAAGGGTGGGTAAACTCCTTATCGAACAATCAGCCCAGACCGTAAAGAAAGTTGCCATGGAACTTGGTGGCAACGCGCCTTTGATTGTCTTTCAAGACGCTGATCTCGATATCGCAGTACAAGGTGTCATCAATGCAAAGTTTCGTAACACGGGGCAAACATGCATCTGTCCTAACCGCATATACGTGCACGACCATGTGCATGACGCCTTCGTTGAACGTCTCTCCGTAGCCGTAGGTGCACTCAAGGTTGGGGATGGATTTGCCGAGAGTGTCCAGCAAGGCCCGCTCATAAATGAGGCAGCCTTGGCAAAAGTCGAACGGCACGTTGCGGACGCACTCGACAAAGGGGCACGGATCGTCGTTGGCGGCAAGCGCCACAAGCTCGGACAGACTTTCTTCGAACCAACCGTCCTCACAAATGTCGACTCCACCATGCTTTTCGAAAGCGAGGAGACATTCGGACCAGTTGCGCCCGTGCAGCGTTTTTTTGACGAGGAAGGCGTCATTAAAGCCGCTAACTCCACTTCATCCGGCCTTGCTGCCTATATCTTCACTCATGATCTCGATCGCATGTGGCGGGTTGCTGAAAAGATTGAATCCGGTATCGTCGGGGTTAATGAAGGTCTTGTTTCCAACGAGGTCGCGCCGTTTGGGGGCGTGAAAGAATCCGGGATTGGTCGTGAAGGCTCCAAGTATGGAATCGAAGAATTCCTGGAGCTCAAATACATTTGCATCACCCAGTCTGGCAGTTGA
- a CDS encoding GntR family transcriptional regulator — MKSEEQSFVGSDEPELSQVTRDMLHEQIYEMLKRNLMMGRFTPGQKLPLRGLAKSLGTSLMPVRDALQRLESIGSVVSTPTRTMMVPLFTSKELADIRTLRLVLESTALESAIRNGTDEEIETLKGYVDDIFRSAEANNLDLFLVANHHFHMHIAEMSRISFICQFLETLWMHLGPSVRRSVPNEDLFHSSALNHKQVYDAILARDILAANEALQKDISEGYNF; from the coding sequence TTGAAAAGTGAAGAACAGTCATTCGTGGGGTCAGATGAGCCAGAGCTTTCACAAGTGACACGAGATATGCTCCACGAGCAAATCTATGAAATGCTAAAGCGCAATCTGATGATGGGACGTTTCACGCCAGGGCAGAAACTTCCCTTGCGGGGATTGGCGAAGAGCCTCGGCACCAGTCTGATGCCTGTTCGCGACGCGTTACAGCGGCTGGAAAGTATTGGTAGCGTGGTGTCCACGCCAACTCGAACGATGATGGTGCCATTGTTCACGAGTAAAGAATTAGCAGATATTCGTACACTGCGTCTTGTCCTCGAAAGTACGGCACTTGAGAGTGCAATAAGAAATGGTACAGATGAGGAAATTGAAACCTTGAAAGGATATGTCGACGACATCTTCCGGTCAGCCGAAGCAAATAATCTCGATCTATTCCTGGTGGCCAACCATCATTTCCACATGCATATTGCCGAGATGAGCCGCATCTCTTTCATTTGTCAATTTCTTGAGACTCTTTGGATGCATCTTGGTCCCTCGGTCCGTCGTTCCGTGCCGAATGAGGATCTCTTCCACAGTTCAGCGTTGAACCACAAGCAAGTTTATGACGCAATTCTCGCGCGTGATATTCTGGCTGCAAACGAGGCGCTGCAGAAAGACATTTCCGAAGGCTATAACTTCTAA
- a CDS encoding cold-shock protein, whose amino-acid sequence MTTGTVKWFNSTKGFGFIQPDNGGADAFVHISAVERAGMRELVEGQKIAFDLERDNKSGKMSAGNLQAA is encoded by the coding sequence ATGACCACTGGCACAGTAAAATGGTTCAATTCTACTAAGGGCTTCGGCTTTATTCAGCCTGACAATGGCGGTGCGGATGCGTTTGTTCACATCTCTGCCGTCGAACGCGCCGGGATGCGCGAGCTCGTGGAAGGCCAGAAGATCGCTTTTGACCTTGAGCGTGACAACAAGTCGGGCAAGATGTCGGCCGGTAATCTCCAGGCCGCATAA
- a CDS encoding MFS transporter, whose product MVAIAFGQAIMSFNVASLPVALGGMVESFGVAPTVVATGIVAYSMIVAGFVMLGAKLVQRFGALRVFRLAVIVFGGAQILMTLSPNASAMITAQALCGAAGAVIVPALVALIAQNYQGSQQATALGALGSARAGAGVLAFLIGGVLGTYIGWRPVFGILIAVSALVFVLSFRLRPDHGRPEVKIDAIGVILAAAAIISISFGFNNLNGWGLMLARPSAPFNILGLSPAPVLILLGIVLGQAFFLWTRRREASNKTPLLPLQVLDSPQERAAVFAMFAVVALEAALNFSVPLYIQIVQGRSPLATAVAMLPFNLTVFFAAMLIVRFYDKLSPRQIGRCGFGLCAVALIWLAFVVRNDWSSIPVLAGLILFGIGQGSLVTLLFNVLVTASPKELAGDVGSLRGTTNNLAAAVGTAVAGALLVGLLSSAVMRQLAQNPTLPIEIQSEVNLDSITFVSNEQLASVIATTTATPEQKQEALRINTESRLLALKIGFLIMAGLALVSILPAGRLPNYKPGEIPEQ is encoded by the coding sequence ATGGTCGCTATCGCATTTGGTCAGGCGATCATGTCCTTTAACGTCGCCTCATTGCCTGTCGCACTCGGGGGCATGGTCGAGAGTTTCGGTGTTGCGCCGACTGTCGTAGCTACAGGTATCGTAGCATATTCAATGATTGTCGCCGGTTTCGTTATGCTCGGCGCCAAGCTCGTCCAACGATTTGGAGCATTGCGGGTCTTTCGGTTGGCGGTCATTGTTTTTGGTGGTGCACAAATTCTTATGACTCTGAGCCCCAACGCGAGTGCGATGATAACGGCCCAGGCCCTTTGCGGCGCGGCTGGCGCAGTAATCGTACCTGCACTGGTCGCATTGATAGCACAAAATTACCAGGGAAGTCAGCAAGCGACCGCCCTCGGGGCATTGGGGTCTGCCCGCGCAGGTGCCGGAGTTCTCGCGTTTCTTATAGGCGGCGTGCTCGGGACTTATATTGGGTGGCGGCCCGTTTTCGGCATTCTGATTGCGGTATCCGCGCTCGTTTTTGTTTTGAGTTTTCGTTTGCGACCCGATCATGGGCGTCCAGAGGTAAAAATTGATGCCATCGGCGTCATCCTGGCCGCTGCTGCTATAATCTCTATCAGTTTCGGGTTTAATAATCTCAACGGCTGGGGACTAATGCTTGCGAGACCTTCTGCCCCATTCAACATTCTCGGCCTATCGCCAGCACCGGTTCTCATTTTACTTGGAATCGTTTTAGGGCAAGCATTCTTTCTTTGGACGCGTAGGCGCGAGGCTAGCAATAAGACCCCACTTCTGCCACTTCAGGTTCTTGATTCCCCACAAGAACGTGCTGCAGTCTTTGCAATGTTCGCGGTCGTGGCACTGGAGGCAGCGCTCAATTTCTCCGTACCGCTCTATATCCAAATCGTCCAAGGGCGCTCGCCTCTTGCAACCGCGGTTGCAATGCTACCATTCAATCTAACAGTCTTTTTCGCCGCAATGCTCATTGTTCGGTTTTACGACAAGCTATCGCCCAGACAAATTGGCCGCTGTGGTTTTGGTCTGTGTGCGGTAGCACTCATTTGGCTGGCTTTTGTGGTCCGGAATGACTGGAGCTCGATCCCGGTTCTGGCGGGCCTGATACTTTTTGGCATCGGACAGGGTTCGTTGGTTACACTTCTTTTCAACGTGTTGGTAACCGCGTCTCCAAAAGAACTCGCCGGGGATGTTGGCTCATTGCGTGGAACGACCAACAATCTTGCCGCAGCCGTCGGAACTGCCGTCGCCGGTGCCTTGCTGGTCGGTTTGCTCAGTAGCGCAGTTATGCGACAACTTGCTCAAAACCCAACATTGCCAATTGAAATTCAGTCTGAAGTCAACTTGGACAGCATTACATTCGTGAGCAATGAGCAGCTAGCAAGCGTCATTGCGACGACCACCGCAACCCCCGAGCAAAAGCAGGAAGCATTACGTATCAACACCGAGTCGAGACTATTAGCGCTAAAAATCGGCTTCCTGATAATGGCAGGGCTTGCACTTGTATCCATCCTGCCGGCTGGAAGACTACCCAATTACAAACCCGGCGAAATTCCCGAACAATAA